From Streptosporangium album, the proteins below share one genomic window:
- a CDS encoding purine-cytosine permease family protein, whose amino-acid sequence MASDVIVSKHAEAPLTLDQAPPKILGALDQGAFWANLGVSLLGFSFALFLINPLLDDNPLTFTAALVASLAGSLIGTAMVGLAAVPGAQTGQPAMVLLRGLFGARLSSVPTVLNIIQMIGWGAFELWVVAMGAQAIFGTSVPYAVWAIAAGALTTALTIYPLGAIRLIRRFVTAGVIISMVWFAVTFLRETPAQTGGSWDAFAPAVDFVIALSVSWVPVAADYARHSRSSRAAFTGVVGGYTVAQVACLAVGVYAVALAGHGAVLDQPTAVFAPFVAAPLGALFFGILVLRETDQSFANVYSTAMSLQNLMPRVDRRIFSAAIGVLTTGIALVVDVNSYGAFLGIIGAVFVPMLGVLAVDYFLLGHGRDWDTSENAPSRWLMVIPWVLGFVTWWLLAAPSEVPWWAEIWDGARQAIGLTRQPWMSAAIGAFLVAGLLTLGLGALRRRR is encoded by the coding sequence ATGGCGTCCGACGTCATTGTTTCCAAGCATGCCGAGGCCCCCCTCACTCTCGACCAGGCTCCGCCGAAGATCCTCGGTGCGCTCGACCAGGGCGCCTTCTGGGCCAATCTGGGCGTCAGCCTGCTCGGGTTCTCCTTCGCGCTCTTCCTGATCAACCCGCTGCTCGACGACAACCCGCTCACCTTCACCGCGGCGCTGGTCGCCTCCCTGGCCGGCAGCCTCATCGGCACCGCGATGGTCGGCCTCGCCGCGGTGCCCGGGGCGCAGACCGGCCAGCCCGCGATGGTGCTGCTGCGCGGGCTGTTCGGCGCGCGGCTCTCCTCCGTCCCGACCGTGCTCAACATCATCCAGATGATCGGCTGGGGCGCGTTCGAGCTGTGGGTCGTCGCCATGGGCGCGCAGGCCATCTTCGGGACGTCCGTCCCCTACGCGGTCTGGGCGATCGCGGCCGGTGCCCTGACGACGGCGTTGACGATCTACCCGCTGGGCGCCATCCGGCTGATCCGGCGTTTCGTCACGGCCGGCGTGATCATCTCGATGGTCTGGTTCGCGGTGACCTTCCTCCGCGAGACCCCCGCCCAGACCGGCGGTTCCTGGGACGCCTTCGCCCCTGCCGTGGACTTCGTGATCGCCCTCTCCGTTTCGTGGGTGCCGGTCGCGGCGGACTACGCCAGGCATTCGCGATCCAGCCGCGCGGCCTTCACCGGTGTCGTCGGCGGCTACACCGTCGCCCAGGTGGCGTGCCTGGCCGTCGGCGTCTACGCGGTGGCGCTCGCCGGGCACGGCGCGGTGCTGGACCAGCCGACCGCCGTGTTCGCGCCGTTCGTGGCGGCGCCGCTCGGCGCGCTGTTCTTCGGGATCCTCGTGCTCCGCGAGACCGACCAGTCGTTCGCGAACGTCTACTCCACGGCGATGTCGCTGCAGAACCTCATGCCGCGGGTGGACCGCCGGATCTTCTCCGCGGCCATCGGCGTGCTGACCACGGGCATCGCCCTCGTCGTCGACGTCAACTCCTACGGGGCGTTCCTCGGCATCATCGGCGCGGTGTTCGTGCCGATGCTCGGCGTGCTGGCGGTCGACTACTTCCTGCTCGGTCACGGCAGGGACTGGGACACCTCCGAGAACGCGCCCTCCCGCTGGCTCATGGTGATCCCGTGGGTCCTCGGGTTCGTCACCTGGTGGCTGCTCGCCGCTCCCTCGGAGGTGCCGTGGTGGGCGGAGATCTGGGACGGTGCCAGGCAGGCCATCGGCCTCACCCGGCAGCCGTGGATGAGCGCGGCCATCGGCGCGTTCCTCGTCGCCGGCCTGCTCACCCTCGGCCTCGGCGCGCTCCGCCGGCGCCGGTGA
- a CDS encoding rhodanese-like domain-containing protein, protein MGSMSFSEVEVRDVPDGAFLLDVRENDEWRAGHAPTAVHIPLGELQARVDEVPKDAPVYVVCRVGGRSANAAAWLGHVGWDAVNVGGGMQAWESAGRPMVSESGQDPFVA, encoded by the coding sequence ATGGGTTCCATGAGTTTTTCCGAGGTCGAGGTGCGGGACGTGCCGGACGGCGCGTTCCTGCTTGATGTGAGAGAGAACGACGAGTGGCGGGCCGGTCACGCGCCCACGGCCGTCCACATTCCGCTCGGGGAGCTGCAGGCCCGGGTCGACGAGGTGCCCAAGGACGCGCCCGTCTACGTGGTCTGCCGGGTCGGCGGCCGTTCCGCGAACGCCGCCGCCTGGCTCGGCCACGTCGGCTGGGACGCGGTCAACGTCGGCGGGGGTATGCAGGCCTGGGAGTCCGCGGGCCGTCCCATGGTCAGCGAGAGCGGGCAGGACCCGTTCGTCGCCTGA
- a CDS encoding TenA family protein, protein MSISAELHAIGRPLADAQLAHPTVVGIAKGNLPEPVFRSWLEQDYLFLLDSAASYAGGLAALYPCMWGYSTLGRVLAGNPPAEPRYRAWIDTYAHPGFAELTGRIAVMIDEAAPDPDRARALFTEGMAHELAFWDVP, encoded by the coding sequence ATGAGCATCTCTGCCGAGCTCCACGCCATCGGCCGCCCGCTTGCCGACGCGCAGCTCGCCCACCCGACGGTGGTGGGGATCGCCAAGGGGAACCTCCCCGAGCCGGTGTTCCGATCATGGCTGGAGCAGGACTACCTCTTCCTGCTCGACTCCGCGGCGAGCTACGCCGGCGGCCTGGCCGCGCTCTACCCGTGCATGTGGGGCTACTCCACCCTCGGCCGCGTCCTCGCCGGGAACCCTCCGGCCGAACCGCGCTACCGCGCCTGGATCGACACCTACGCGCATCCCGGTTTCGCCGAGCTGACCGGTCGCATCGCCGTGATGATCGACGAGGCCGCGCCCGACCCGGACAGGGCCAGGGCGCTGTTCACCGAGGGAATGGCCCACGAGCTCGCCTTCTGGGACGTGCCCTGA
- a CDS encoding GOLPH3/VPS74 family protein — translation MTTIAEEVLLLAYSEDEGRQLTGSSELDAALGGALLAELAVNGRIDLAEKEVTVLDPTPLGDEELDATLARISAESKDRKPDWWVYKLHSAKLRKRLLTRLAEQGVLREEQRKILGIFPSTRYPENDPRVERDIRERVQNVLAGAVPDERVAVLVAILHAAKIDRKAFPGASRERIKEITEGDWAGKAVAKTISSINAAVMTAVIAGSVAASSSAASG, via the coding sequence ATGACGACCATCGCTGAGGAAGTCCTCCTGCTCGCCTACAGCGAGGATGAGGGCAGACAACTGACCGGCTCATCGGAGCTCGACGCCGCACTCGGCGGCGCCCTCCTGGCGGAGCTGGCCGTCAACGGCCGGATCGACCTGGCCGAAAAGGAGGTCACCGTCCTGGATCCCACGCCTCTCGGGGACGAGGAGCTGGACGCGACGCTGGCCCGGATCTCCGCGGAGTCCAAGGACCGCAAGCCCGACTGGTGGGTCTACAAGCTCCACTCGGCCAAGCTCCGCAAGCGCCTGCTCACCCGCCTGGCCGAGCAGGGCGTGCTGCGCGAGGAACAGCGGAAGATCCTGGGGATCTTCCCCAGCACCCGCTACCCGGAGAACGACCCCCGCGTGGAGCGGGACATCCGCGAACGCGTCCAGAACGTGCTGGCCGGCGCCGTCCCCGACGAGCGGGTGGCCGTTCTCGTCGCCATCCTGCACGCGGCCAAGATCGACCGTAAGGCGTTCCCCGGCGCGAGCAGGGAACGCATCAAGGAGATCACCGAAGGCGACTGGGCCGGCAAGGCGGTCGCCAAGACCATCTCCTCCATCAACGCCGCCGTCATGACCGCGGTGATCGCCGGCTCCGTCGCCGCGAGCAGCTCCGCCGCGAGCGGCTGA
- a CDS encoding LCP family protein, producing MPSMTWRPKRPGKLIVRILIGLLVVLLVLAVGGYFVINSRLTRIDALTDYDGRPADTPGTNWLLVGSDSRAGLTKAQRKKLATGRAVGRRTDTMMLLHVPDSGDRPTLVSLPRDSYVPIDGHGSDKLNAAYAYANGGPKLLAKTVEQVTGLRIDHYMEIGFGGFVGIVDSIGGVEINVKQAIKDPKAGIDLKKGLQTMDGGTALGYVRTRATGAIPDFDRTQRQRQFFSAVVNKAASPGVLINPFRSVPLALSAADSVAVGQETGAFNLLSLGLAMGDNPVTTVVPVGSLPKINGQDVVKWDSAKALRMFRALAQDKPVPKDALGN from the coding sequence ATGCCCAGCATGACCTGGCGCCCGAAACGGCCGGGCAAGCTGATCGTGCGGATCCTCATCGGCCTGCTCGTCGTGCTTCTGGTGCTCGCCGTCGGCGGATACTTCGTGATCAATTCGCGGCTCACCAGGATCGACGCGCTCACCGACTACGACGGCCGTCCCGCCGACACCCCGGGAACGAACTGGCTGCTGGTCGGCTCCGACAGCCGGGCCGGTCTCACCAAGGCCCAGCGTAAGAAGCTCGCCACCGGCCGCGCGGTCGGCCGCCGGACCGACACGATGATGCTGCTGCACGTCCCCGACAGCGGTGACCGTCCGACCCTGGTCAGCCTCCCCCGTGACTCCTACGTGCCGATCGACGGCCACGGCAGTGACAAGCTCAATGCCGCCTACGCCTACGCCAACGGTGGCCCCAAGCTCCTGGCCAAGACCGTCGAACAGGTGACCGGCCTCCGGATCGACCACTACATGGAGATCGGTTTCGGCGGTTTCGTCGGCATCGTGGACTCCATCGGCGGGGTCGAGATCAACGTCAAGCAGGCCATCAAGGACCCCAAGGCGGGCATCGACCTGAAGAAGGGCCTGCAGACGATGGACGGCGGCACGGCCCTCGGCTACGTCCGCACCCGCGCCACCGGCGCCATCCCCGACTTCGACCGGACCCAGCGCCAGCGCCAGTTCTTCTCCGCGGTGGTGAACAAGGCGGCCAGCCCCGGGGTCCTGATCAACCCCTTCCGGTCCGTCCCGCTCGCCCTGAGCGCCGCCGACTCCGTCGCGGTCGGTCAGGAGACCGGGGCCTTCAACCTGCTCTCCCTCGGCCTGGCCATGGGCGACAACCCGGTTACCACGGTCGTCCCGGTCGGCTCCCTGCCGAAGATCAACGGCCAGGACGTCGTCAAGTGGGACAGTGCCAAGGCCCTGCGCATGTTCAGGGCGCTGGCCCAGGACAAGCCGGTCCCCAAGGACGCCCTGGGCAACTAG
- a CDS encoding hemolysin family protein, with protein MNTALGLLAVLLLTLATGYFVAQEFAFVAADRGVLREQADAGDAAAKRALEVTGRLSFMLSGAQLGITVTALLVGFISEPAIATVIRPWLESAGVPRAAVGGLAVALAVAVATVVQMVLGELAPKNLGIARPEPVAKFLAGSTIVYLRIAGPVIRLFDSAATGLLRRVGVEPVEEVEHGASPEELSRIISESATAGDLPPRLSELLERALEFGDRTAEDVMVPRPRVVLLRAERPISDLLDVVREHGHSRYPVLSKENGEDVVGVTGVREFLTSGLTDGQLESITRPALLVPDSLPLPVVLERMRAAHDDMACVIDEYGGLAGVVTIEDLAEELVGELIDENDPEPAGVVAGDDGTWDLPGTLRLDEVERATRLTLPESDDYDTIAGLVLAVLGRMAEPGDRVTVTLTKETDLFDDDSADEPEAELTVLSVHRRVPEWVRLAPAPAESPEDDEPTAERRGDTPRIERSAVNGR; from the coding sequence GTGAACACGGCTCTCGGCCTGCTGGCCGTACTTCTTCTCACTCTCGCCACCGGCTATTTCGTTGCCCAGGAGTTCGCCTTCGTCGCCGCCGACCGCGGTGTGCTGCGCGAACAGGCCGACGCCGGCGACGCGGCGGCCAAGCGCGCGCTGGAGGTGACGGGGCGTCTGTCGTTCATGTTGTCGGGCGCGCAGCTCGGCATCACCGTCACCGCCCTGCTGGTCGGCTTCATCTCCGAACCCGCCATCGCCACCGTGATCCGCCCCTGGCTGGAGTCCGCCGGTGTGCCCCGGGCGGCGGTGGGGGGCCTCGCGGTGGCGCTGGCCGTCGCGGTCGCCACCGTCGTCCAGATGGTCCTCGGCGAGCTCGCCCCCAAGAACCTGGGCATCGCCCGTCCCGAGCCGGTGGCCAAGTTCCTCGCCGGCTCGACCATCGTCTACCTCCGGATCGCCGGGCCCGTGATCCGGCTGTTCGACTCCGCCGCCACCGGCCTGCTGCGCCGGGTGGGCGTGGAGCCCGTGGAGGAGGTGGAGCACGGCGCCAGCCCCGAGGAGCTGTCCCGGATCATCTCCGAGTCGGCCACGGCCGGTGACCTTCCCCCGCGGCTGTCGGAGCTGCTGGAGCGGGCGCTGGAGTTCGGCGACCGCACCGCCGAGGACGTCATGGTTCCGCGCCCCCGCGTGGTGCTGCTCCGGGCCGAGCGCCCGATATCCGACCTGCTCGACGTCGTCCGCGAGCATGGTCACTCCCGTTATCCGGTGCTCAGCAAGGAGAACGGCGAGGACGTGGTCGGCGTCACCGGCGTGCGGGAGTTCCTCACGTCCGGCCTGACCGACGGCCAGCTGGAGTCGATCACCCGCCCGGCGCTGCTGGTCCCGGACTCGCTGCCGCTGCCGGTCGTGCTGGAACGCATGCGGGCCGCACACGACGACATGGCCTGCGTCATCGACGAGTACGGCGGGCTCGCCGGTGTGGTCACCATCGAGGATCTCGCCGAAGAACTCGTCGGCGAGCTGATCGACGAGAACGACCCCGAGCCCGCGGGTGTCGTCGCGGGCGACGACGGCACCTGGGACCTGCCCGGCACGCTCCGGCTCGACGAGGTCGAGCGGGCGACCAGGCTGACGCTCCCCGAGAGCGACGACTACGACACCATCGCCGGCCTGGTGCTCGCCGTCCTCGGCCGGATGGCCGAGCCCGGTGACCGGGTCACCGTCACGCTGACCAAGGAGACCGACCTCTTCGATGACGACAGCGCGGACGAGCCGGAGGCGGAGCTCACCGTGCTGTCGGTGCACCGCAGGGTCCCCGAGTGGGTACGGCTGGCGCCCGCGCCGGCGGAGAGCCCCGAGGACGACGAGCCCACGGCCGAGCGCCGGGGCGACACACCCAGGATCGAGCGGAGCGCGGTGAACGGACGATGA
- a CDS encoding hemolysin family protein, which translates to MSTTGALLLGVVLLIGNAFFVAAEFAVISARRHRLEELAGKGGRLTRFAARAAVRGGRELSLMLAGAQLGITLCSLGLGMVTEPAIEHLLEPAFAAIGAPEALRVPVSLVIALALITFLHMVVGEMAPKSWALTHPEIAAMGLALPFRGFTWVVRPMLASLNGLTNAILRLVGVHARDELATTRTPVQLAMLVGESGRMGLLDRDEHDLLTRALRVHQQPVERLMLPIAEATCVTGDATDAQVRRTAAESGHLRLLVNSGRPGDVLGVLHVRDVLVRPGVSPAELARPVPRLERSTTIPEAVSVLQDAHAHVGLVTDDGEVAGMVSLTDLLGELLDVRVLAPR; encoded by the coding sequence ATGAGCACCACCGGAGCCCTGCTACTCGGCGTGGTCCTGCTGATCGGCAACGCCTTCTTCGTCGCCGCCGAGTTCGCGGTCATCTCGGCCCGCAGACACCGCCTGGAGGAGCTCGCGGGCAAGGGGGGGCGACTGACCCGGTTCGCCGCCCGCGCCGCCGTACGCGGCGGCAGGGAGCTCTCCCTGATGCTGGCCGGAGCCCAGCTCGGCATCACGCTGTGCTCGCTCGGCCTGGGCATGGTGACCGAGCCCGCCATCGAGCACCTGCTGGAGCCGGCCTTCGCGGCGATCGGCGCGCCCGAGGCGCTCCGGGTCCCCGTCTCGCTGGTGATCGCGCTGGCACTGATCACCTTCCTGCACATGGTGGTCGGGGAGATGGCCCCCAAGTCGTGGGCGCTGACCCACCCGGAGATCGCGGCGATGGGCCTGGCCCTGCCGTTCCGCGGCTTCACCTGGGTGGTCCGGCCGATGCTCGCCTCGCTCAACGGGCTGACCAACGCGATCCTCCGGCTGGTCGGCGTGCACGCCAGGGACGAACTGGCCACCACCAGGACCCCGGTCCAGCTCGCCATGCTGGTCGGCGAGTCAGGCCGGATGGGACTGCTCGACCGGGACGAGCACGACCTGCTCACGCGTGCCCTGCGGGTCCACCAGCAGCCGGTCGAGCGCCTGATGCTGCCCATCGCGGAGGCCACCTGCGTGACCGGGGACGCCACGGACGCCCAGGTGCGCCGGACGGCCGCCGAGAGCGGGCATCTACGCCTCCTGGTCAACTCGGGCAGGCCGGGGGACGTTCTGGGCGTGCTGCACGTCAGGGACGTCCTGGTCCGGCCCGGGGTGAGTCCCGCGGAGCTCGCCCGCCCGGTGCCGCGCCTGGAGCGGAGCACGACGATCCCCGAGGCGGTCTCCGTCCTGCAGGACGCCCACGCCCATGTGGGCCTCGTCACGGACGACGGGGAGGTGGCCGGCATGGTGAGCCTCACCGACCTGCTCGGCGAACTACTGGACGTCCGGGTCCTCGCCCCGCGATAG
- a CDS encoding FhaA domain-containing protein: MGVLQRFERRLEGLVEGAFARAFKSDLQPVEVASAVQREMDERAAIVAQGRTLVPNDFVVELSTTDSERLEVYADSISHELANLAREYAKEQGYSFVGPVRVRFETADDLAVGLFRIRSGVIRGATVEQDEIRHSVSDVPAAKPRAFGGRPRLLVSTQDDPQGQRSYDLTTPVTLLGRGTDCDLRLVDPGVSRHHAELRVEGPQVALVDLGSTNGTFVNGQPVRRVELQNGTRVTLGRTTLVFRRD, from the coding sequence GTGGGAGTCCTTCAGCGCTTCGAGCGGAGGCTCGAAGGTTTGGTTGAGGGAGCCTTTGCGCGGGCGTTCAAATCTGACCTTCAGCCGGTCGAGGTTGCCAGCGCGGTTCAGCGTGAGATGGACGAGCGTGCGGCGATAGTCGCGCAAGGACGCACGCTCGTGCCCAACGACTTCGTGGTCGAGCTGTCCACGACGGACAGCGAACGACTGGAGGTCTATGCGGACAGCATCAGCCATGAACTGGCCAACCTCGCCCGGGAGTACGCCAAGGAACAGGGCTACTCCTTCGTGGGGCCCGTCCGAGTGCGTTTCGAGACGGCCGACGATCTGGCGGTCGGCCTGTTCCGGATCCGTTCCGGAGTGATCCGCGGGGCGACGGTCGAGCAGGACGAGATCCGCCATTCGGTGAGCGACGTGCCGGCGGCCAAGCCGCGTGCCTTCGGCGGCCGTCCCCGCCTGCTCGTCTCGACCCAGGACGACCCGCAGGGACAGCGCTCCTATGACCTGACCACCCCGGTGACCCTGCTCGGCAGGGGCACCGACTGTGATCTCCGGCTGGTCGATCCGGGTGTGTCCCGGCACCACGCCGAGCTGCGCGTGGAGGGTCCCCAGGTCGCGCTCGTCGACCTCGGCTCCACGAACGGCACCTTCGTCAACGGCCAGCCGGTCCGCCGGGTCGAGCTCCAGAACGGCACTCGTGTGACGCTGGGGCGGACGACTCTGGTCTTCCGGCGCGATTAA
- a CDS encoding FHA domain-containing protein FhaB/FipA: MSELTLLLIRLAFLAVLWFFVIAAVGVIRTDLFGSRTTTAAPARKAAKPIKPAAKPKKGEPRQMVVIGGPLQGTTITLSETPITIGRANDATLVVSDDYASSRHARLFPQDGQWIVEDLGSTNGTYLDRSKVTRPTPIPLGVPIRIGKTVIELRK; encoded by the coding sequence ATGTCCGAGCTCACGCTGCTGCTGATCCGGCTCGCGTTCCTCGCGGTGCTGTGGTTCTTCGTGATTGCCGCGGTCGGTGTGATCCGGACAGACTTGTTCGGATCCCGCACGACCACCGCCGCCCCCGCGCGCAAGGCTGCAAAGCCGATCAAGCCCGCGGCCAAACCCAAGAAGGGGGAGCCGCGGCAGATGGTCGTCATCGGTGGTCCCCTGCAAGGCACCACCATTACCCTCTCGGAGACGCCAATCACCATCGGCCGGGCGAATGACGCCACGCTCGTAGTCAGCGACGACTACGCTTCCAGCCGGCATGCCCGGCTCTTCCCCCAGGACGGTCAGTGGATCGTGGAAGATCTCGGTTCGACCAACGGCACATACCTCGACCGCTCCAAAGTCACCCGTCCGACTCCGATACCGCTCGGTGTTCCGATCCGCATCGGTAAGACCGTCATCGAATTGCGCAAATGA
- a CDS encoding Stp1/IreP family PP2C-type Ser/Thr phosphatase, producing the protein MTIALRYAARSDVGLLREGNEDSAYASARLLAVADGMGGHAHGEVASSVAIAAMSSLDEDPQGGDLLSAIEAAVRDANRRLHEMVGRDSSLKGMGTTLTAMLWSGTRVALAHVGDSRAYLLRAGELYQITHDHTLVQSLVDDGRITLEEAATHPQRSILLRALDGSGEVDPDLSLREAQVGDRYLLCSDGLSGVVTAETMHHTLSTIEDPETVIRTLIDLANRGGGPDNITCVLADVLEVDEGVSLPAEAAVVGAAGSLRPRAERPDTPAGRAAMTMPQPAITDDEHDEPIIRAARRPARRRRLWPLLASVGGVVLVGGGLGWYFGSQWLDDQYFVGAKGDEIVVFQGVKTNLGPIELFNVARRTTEPITALGAFQQGQVRDGIPVPSIDAGLKKIAELKSTGAKPQTETKPDGKGKQTSQPSGTATPEPTRSQ; encoded by the coding sequence ATGACCATCGCACTCCGTTACGCCGCCCGCTCTGACGTCGGCCTCCTCCGCGAAGGTAACGAGGACTCCGCGTACGCCAGCGCTCGCCTGCTCGCCGTCGCGGACGGTATGGGCGGCCACGCACACGGTGAGGTGGCCAGCTCGGTCGCCATCGCCGCGATGTCCTCCCTCGACGAGGACCCGCAGGGGGGTGACCTGCTCAGCGCCATCGAGGCGGCGGTCCGAGACGCCAACCGCAGGCTGCACGAGATGGTGGGGCGAGACTCGAGCCTCAAGGGCATGGGCACCACCCTCACCGCCATGCTCTGGTCCGGCACGAGGGTCGCCCTGGCCCACGTCGGCGACTCCCGCGCCTACCTGCTACGTGCCGGGGAGCTCTACCAGATCACGCACGACCACACCCTGGTGCAGTCCCTCGTGGACGACGGCCGGATCACCCTGGAGGAGGCCGCAACCCACCCCCAGCGGTCGATACTGCTGCGCGCACTCGACGGCAGCGGCGAGGTCGACCCCGACCTGTCGCTGCGCGAGGCCCAGGTCGGCGACCGTTACCTCCTCTGCTCCGACGGGCTGTCCGGGGTGGTGACCGCGGAGACGATGCACCACACGCTCTCCACGATCGAGGACCCCGAGACGGTGATCCGCACGCTCATCGACCTGGCCAACCGGGGCGGCGGTCCCGACAACATCACCTGCGTGCTCGCCGACGTCCTGGAGGTGGACGAGGGGGTCTCCCTCCCCGCCGAGGCCGCCGTGGTGGGTGCCGCCGGGTCCCTCCGGCCCCGGGCGGAGCGGCCGGACACCCCGGCCGGCCGGGCCGCCATGACCATGCCCCAGCCCGCCATCACCGACGACGAGCACGACGAGCCGATCATCAGGGCCGCGCGACGGCCGGCCCGACGCCGCCGGCTGTGGCCGCTGCTGGCCTCGGTGGGCGGCGTCGTTCTCGTCGGCGGCGGCCTAGGGTGGTATTTCGGGAGCCAATGGCTCGATGACCAATACTTCGTAGGGGCGAAAGGGGATGAGATAGTGGTCTTCCAAGGCGTGAAGACCAATCTCGGCCCCATCGAGCTCTTCAACGTCGCCCGGAGGACGACCGAGCCGATCACGGCTCTCGGTGCGTTCCAGCAGGGCCAGGTCCGTGACGGGATCCCCGTCCCCAGCATCGACGCGGGCCTGAAGAAGATCGCCGAGCTCAAGTCGACCGGGGCGAAGCCCCAGACGGAGACCAAGCCGGACGGGAAGGGAAAGCAGACCTCCCAGCCGAGCGGCACCGCAACCCCGGAACCCACAAGGTCACAGTAG
- a CDS encoding FtsW/RodA/SpoVE family cell cycle protein — MSTPSVEPVLLPAKRRLAQLAMLAFAVAIVMFAYANVGLAIDKQIPAGMLTYGLGLGGLMLAAYLVLAKFAPWADPLILPLVTLINGLGLVMIYRLEQAKAYGASASTQLLWTAVGVVMFSVTLIVLRDHRALQRLTYTAGAAGLFLLISPLLPFLGKEENGARIWIKIPGLGQLQPAEFAKLALIVFFAGYLVAKRDVLALAGRRLLFIDLPRARDLGPILIVWGLSLSVLVMQKDLGSSLLIFGTFIAMLYIATQRTSWVLIGILLFIGGAVLAGLLFDHVAARFEVFLNPESQELFERTLGGSAQLMEGLFAMANGGILGTGLGQGYPDKIPLAISDFIFPATGEELGLTGLMALLMVYALLVERGLRTSIAARDPFSKLLAGGLSFILAWQVFIIVGGVTNLIPLTGLVTPFMSQGGSALLANWILIALLVRMSDAARKPPPQAIQDEGMTQVFQR; from the coding sequence ATGAGCACCCCAAGCGTCGAGCCCGTCCTCCTGCCCGCCAAGCGGCGGCTGGCCCAGTTGGCGATGCTCGCCTTCGCGGTCGCGATCGTGATGTTCGCGTACGCCAACGTGGGGCTGGCGATCGACAAGCAGATCCCCGCCGGCATGCTCACCTACGGACTCGGGCTGGGCGGCCTCATGCTGGCCGCCTATCTGGTGCTGGCCAAGTTCGCCCCCTGGGCCGATCCGCTGATCCTTCCCCTGGTGACGCTGATCAACGGCCTCGGCCTGGTGATGATCTACCGCCTCGAGCAGGCCAAGGCGTACGGCGCGTCGGCCAGCACCCAGCTGCTGTGGACGGCCGTCGGGGTCGTCATGTTCAGTGTGACCCTGATCGTGCTGCGCGACCACCGTGCGCTGCAGCGGCTCACCTACACCGCGGGAGCCGCCGGTCTCTTCCTGCTGATCTCGCCGCTGCTGCCGTTCCTCGGCAAGGAGGAGAACGGCGCGCGCATCTGGATCAAAATCCCCGGCCTCGGACAGCTCCAGCCCGCCGAGTTCGCCAAGCTCGCCCTGATCGTCTTCTTCGCCGGCTACCTGGTCGCCAAACGCGACGTGCTGGCGCTGGCCGGGCGGCGGCTGCTCTTCATCGACCTGCCCCGGGCCCGCGACCTCGGCCCGATCCTCATCGTCTGGGGTCTCAGCCTCAGCGTGCTGGTCATGCAGAAGGACCTCGGCTCGTCGCTGCTGATCTTCGGCACCTTCATCGCGATGCTCTACATCGCCACCCAGCGCACCTCCTGGGTGCTCATCGGCATCCTGCTCTTCATCGGCGGCGCCGTCCTGGCGGGGCTGCTCTTCGACCACGTCGCGGCCCGGTTCGAGGTCTTCCTCAACCCGGAGAGCCAGGAGCTCTTCGAGCGCACGCTTGGCGGCAGCGCCCAGCTCATGGAGGGCCTGTTCGCCATGGCCAACGGCGGGATCCTCGGCACCGGGCTCGGCCAGGGTTACCCCGATAAGATCCCGCTGGCCATCTCCGACTTCATCTTCCCCGCCACCGGCGAGGAACTGGGCCTGACCGGGCTGATGGCCCTGCTGATGGTCTACGCCCTGCTGGTGGAGCGCGGCCTGCGCACCTCCATCGCGGCCCGCGACCCGTTCTCCAAGCTGCTGGCGGGCGGCCTGTCGTTCATCCTGGCCTGGCAGGTCTTCATCATCGTCGGCGGCGTCACCAACCTGATCCCGTTGACCGGCCTGGTCACCCCGTTCATGTCCCAGGGCGGCTCGGCGCTGCTGGCTAACTGGATTCTTATCGCGCTGCTGGTACGCATGTCGGATGCGGCCAGGAAGCCGCCGCCCCAAGCCATCCAGGACGAAGGAATGACGCAGGTGTTCCAGCGATGA